A stretch of DNA from Arachis hypogaea cultivar Tifrunner chromosome 19, arahy.Tifrunner.gnm2.J5K5, whole genome shotgun sequence:
GCCTGATCGATGCACTTTTGGCATTTCTCTGAAGTTATATCTGCATTGCACTGGAAGAGGCCATAGACACTGCTGTTACCAGAAGAAACCTTGGTGATGTGGGATCCGGCAGAGTTAGTGGCATTggaagaaagccaagaaaaaaGAGTTTTGAGGTTGGTATGGTAGGTGCTGTTTAACTCAAAGGTGCTGTTTCTTGTGCAGTTACAGACATGTGGGAAATTGGTATCTGGTGAAGTAgttgtagaagaagaacaaaaccaTGTGATGGAGAGTAGCAGCAGAAACTGGAATAAGAGAAACGAATGCATGTTTCTTTGTTCATAACGAAAACCAATTAAGGAGCTCATATTATAGTGTAACTAGCAAGTGGAGTTCTATCTAACCTTTATTATTTTGATGATCATGCTCTTCAAATGCACATTCTTTATTAGCTTAGCCAACCTTTGTTGATTTCTTTTAGAAAGGGACTTTACACTACTTTGTTTCATGTCCATGTCCATGGAAAACATAGATACGGTTACACATACGGTTACACATGTATATTGTTTGGTTATTAggatattaatttttgaaagacACGGTTACGCATGTCTGCCTGCTGTCCTGTTGTCTGCCCTTGCATCTACGACtacaacttttatttttatttttttttaagaattagaagaaactttttatttgaattatttaaCTAAGGTTGGAATTAGAgttgttaattttaataatttgagTGGTTGAGGATGAAAAATTAGTAATGAAGGTAGTGGTAGTGGCAGAAATCATTGGTGGGAGTAGTGGTGGTAGTAGAAATCAATGGTGAAATAATTTTGATTGAGagtaaatttgatttttaagttATACAGATGTATTTTGCACCTTATtattaaatatgatataaaatttgtatatCTTTATGTTTATATGTCTTTATATTTTTGTGTCAGTGTCTATTATTTTATGTCTATTGTTAACAAAAGTAGtcttatatatttgaaagaatCTATTTGAGTATTCATTAAGTCGTCACttgttaattatattatatttagagTAAATAATAACTTTAAATATGATGTGaaaaagactaaaaaaattaaataggtaAGTTTTTTTGTATGCCTTTTAAATTTACTAatagaattcaaaaaaaaaattatttctatttttaagcaaaaaatcataaACACTAAAGAATTCtccaaaaaattattaaatagtaAAACGTCTATATTTCTTTAAAAACTTATCATTTCATTTagtaataaaacaaataaaaaaattatttgtacactaaaattagttactaaaatttaatatatatgtgtataaatatatatataatttaatttatttttaatatatatctatattttaatatatattttatactggtgactaattttaatgtacacctAATATAATTCTAAAACAAAAAGAACAATTAAACATATTCTATTTTATGCTACTTCACTTCATGGTCAGTTATTACTTACTAAATAAGTAACATgccatatttttttaacataatttagCTGGCTCGTGGTTCAGGACTGAAATTATAAAAGAATGTAGAAAGAATGCAGCTAGAGTCATATTTAATTAGTGGGAGGTTGAAAATGCCAAGGAACTATCTTTGCATAACATCGAGTTACACAAATCTCCATAAAATGGATATTTTTTCTGCTATAAATCTAATAGCACTAAACCTGTTTTAGTAGAATTGATTCGTATTATTGAATTGCTTTCATACATGTATATAGCAAGTTGACTAACCTTTTGAAGAAAGTTCTACATACATGTACTGATATGAATGAAGAGGAGGGGAAAAGGTTTGACATTTGTCACATAAAGTTTAAATTTCGTTCTTTTTGGATTAATTCATTCGTTCCATAACCATGTGTTAATAATTTTAATCTTCTTCCATTCTAGtcaaagaaattttttaaaacatgTGTTAATAATTTAATCCTGCAGAAAAATAATGTTAAATATGTAATTTCTTTGACAAGTGACAGCAACCACTTAAAATTATTCAATAGCCAGGAAAAAGTAAATATTCAGTTgcatagttaaaaattatttaacaatttttaaatattaattttatataaaattgaattATATCCATTATACATTCATAACATgtaagaaaattttagaaaaataatttaaatttcacCACCTTAAATATTTGATAAATCACAACACAGATCACAAATGTAAGAAAATTCGGAAGACTACATAACAATAGTCAGaaatagataattaaaaaaaaaaactaaggtgAAGTTAATACAAATTACTGAAATTAGTGATATTATTCTCGCATCTTCAAGAGAAGTAAACGGGGCATCTCTTGTCTTTGTAAAGGGGTAAGATGGACCCATCGGGTCCCACACCCGCATCACAATTAGCGTGCATCCTGTGGCGCTTGCTCTGCCACGACGATATCTTGAACCGAATCACAGACGTTAATTCCAAGCGGAACACCACGCTACCGTGAACCCTATCGTTCTGAAACTCCGTCCATCGTTGACTGTTAACGGTCAACGTAGCCCCACTGAGAACGGCGTTCACTATTGTCGTATGTTTGGGCTGCTGATAAAACGGATCAAGTAACGGCGTCGACCCGATTTTCTGATCCCGGTAGTAAACCGCCCCGTCCATTGACTCGTAGTAAATACCGATGTTCTGGTTGGCGTTTCGGGCCGTCGCATTGAAATTGACTTCGGCATTTTGGAAGCCAGATGATTGGGCCAGGCCCGGAATAGAGAACTCGTGGATGTGGAATCTGGGCCTGTGAGGGCGGAGGCTGATCCAGAGGATGAAAGTGATTAGGCCCAAAATAAAGAGGAGGCTGAGGAAGGTGCCGCAGATGATCTTGGAGACCCGGGTGGTGAGGCTGTCCTGGACCCGCTGCACGTAGTAGCGGGCCGTGTGGTGACGCCTTATGGGCTTCTGGTTCGGGTTCTGGCCCGGGACGTGGCGGATGGGTATGTGGTCGTTGCCGCGCATTTTGGCGCAAGCGTGTTCTGTGTTTCAACTTTGATGAGTGTGTGATGAATAATGCGTTTGAGTTTGGTTTTGTAGTGCACttggaagagaagagaagagaagagaaaaagagaatcTTTGAGAGTGGTGAATGGAGGAAGAAAAGAATATCTAAGCTTTGAGTCTTGCATCTTTGCATTGTTCCATTGCTTTTGCATCACGTTTGCATGCTAATTAATTACATCAGCggaaaaaaaatgtataataattatTAGCATGCAGTAAaatttgattagttagttttataaGATTCTGATTAGGGTTCAAACCGTAAAAGTTTTTATCCTTTAGAAATATAGAAGCTTCGGAATTTGGTGTATTAATAACTTTAGAGGCACTGTTAAACTTTCAACAACAAAGAGATATAGATACTATAATGTTAAGAAGGTATCATTCAGCAGCAGCTTTATCTATCTGTATTTTTGCATCTAGCTTGATGATcatgcattatatatatatagaaaattagAAGTGAATAACAAAGAAGTCACGGACATTTTTATGCACAACGGGAATAAGGTACAAATGTTTTCGTATAATGTTGTATAAAGTATATATACGAAATCGAGTTACAAAGATGAATGGATTTTTTAATTATATGCCTCTTATCCAGTTTAAACTTGTTCTATACATGTATCATCGTTGCCTCACTTGGAAGTCATCACTGAAGGCAATAACAGTTTTGCAATAGGAAATAGTATTTACTCGCATGATGAACTAATCTTTTATGACGTGAGATGATAGCTAAaatgtaaatataaatattatattaaataggaAATTTACAAAAATATTGAACAAACGTTAATGCCTCCTATTATGCCAGGAATAAATTATAGGATGTGTCGGTGATTAAAATGAAGGGCTTATTATTGATCCTCATCACAAGTAGCCGGCGGAAGCAATCTATTAACTACTCTTCCACCTTAGTCcatgacaataataaaaaagtctCGTAACCTATAAATTCAGTctaacagaatacataaattcaattataattttagtctttattatcttatcttatctttagttgttcttatcttttctttatttgtttttatctttcttaaactaatgctctatatatatttagttttaccttcataattcaatacaattcaatttaatcaattaaaaaatacaaagtataatattctttctctcttcttttcttattttttcacaattttacCACAATCTATGACACCGCAAAAATGCAAAACAACAAAATAACATAGTAAAAATCCTATGTTTTCGTGTTCTAATTCTTCTGTGACATATATAGCATTTTTGTTGGCATAAGAAAACGACAGATATTTTAACTTGTACTTGATTGTTGGTATGTGCATAATGGTATTACAATACAAAGACATTCTTTTCAACCCCGTATTACAGGGTTGTCAACATGCATAAAGTGCGACCACatgctacatttttttctttcacaATGTCATGCAATTTTGTCACATAATAGAAACTCCATGTCGTATATGTCGTTTGAATTCATTCCATATAGGTTGCGCTGCTAGTAAGGATAAGCAATGAGTGGTTTGGCTCAAACTTCTATGAAGAATGGTGTCCATCTCTCTGTTTTAGAAACAGATAAATCTGAATAGCTTATTATTTAAGTTTTCGTCAAAAATACAATGTACAAGAATATATATAAAtgttagaaaaattaaattaataaaaacacaaaattttataataaatacacaaaatatactatataaatataagtaatactaattgattttaaattgattctaattaCTCCTAATTATATTCTTAACACTGGATATACCCTTGCATGCATGTTATTCTCTAGCTTGGCGCCTTTTATTTACTGATATTACAGCTAATAATAATGCAGATTTAGAGAAAAATATATCatccaaataacaaaatgaaaGTACAAATAGGATCGGAGCATAAGCTAATATAAGCTCCATAGCTTAGCcagcttaattaataatttaataaattaattaattacttgcATAAATATCTACCTTACATACATGTCGTACGTCTTTAAGGTAgtatttgttttgaggtactcgGATAGAGATTAGAAGCTTAAAattcagtattatgtttgttggctcaaggattggtactaaaatttctatttctatctctaaaatttcaatatttgaGTACCTCTAAAAAATGAGGAcacaggagactgaaatttttagatacagaaattaaaattttaa
This window harbors:
- the LOC112780032 gene encoding NDR1/HIN1-like protein 26, whose translation is MRGNDHIPIRHVPGQNPNQKPIRRHHTARYYVQRVQDSLTTRVSKIICGTFLSLLFILGLITFILWISLRPHRPRFHIHEFSIPGLAQSSGFQNAEVNFNATARNANQNIGIYYESMDGAVYYRDQKIGSTPLLDPFYQQPKHTTIVNAVLSGATLTVNSQRWTEFQNDRVHGSVVFRLELTSVIRFKISSWQSKRHRMHANCDAGVGPDGSILPLYKDKRCPVYFS